One region of Chryseobacterium sp. SORGH_AS_0447 genomic DNA includes:
- the trxA gene encoding thioredoxin, producing MALEITDSSFQETVLKSDKPVLVDFWAVWCGPCRTLGPIIEEVATDFEGKAVVGKVDVDNNQEISMQYGIRNIPTVLIFKNGEVVDKLVGVAPKEVIAEKLSAHL from the coding sequence ATGGCTTTAGAAATTACAGACAGCTCATTTCAGGAAACGGTTTTAAAATCAGATAAGCCGGTATTGGTAGATTTTTGGGCAGTATGGTGCGGACCGTGCAGAACGTTGGGACCAATCATCGAAGAGGTAGCAACAGACTTTGAAGGAAAAGCAGTAGTTGGAAAAGTAGATGTGGATAACAACCAGGAAATTTCTATGCAGTACGGTATCAGAAATATCCCTACAGTTCTTATTTTCAAGAATGGGGAGGTTGTGGATAAATTGGTAGGAGTAGCTCCAAAAGAAGTGATCGCTGAAAAACTAAGCGCACACTTATAA
- a CDS encoding GIY-YIG nuclease family protein: protein MYFIYILYSASRDVYYKGFSENVERRLLYHLESKSKYTSGTNDWKIVYVQEFESKSQALIEEKRLKKLNRTSLEKLIKGY, encoded by the coding sequence ATGTATTTCATCTATATTTTATATTCTGCAAGCCGTGATGTATATTACAAAGGCTTTTCTGAAAATGTTGAAAGGCGTTTACTCTATCATCTTGAATCCAAGAGCAAGTATACATCGGGAACAAATGATTGGAAAATAGTTTATGTGCAGGAATTTGAAAGCAAGTCTCAGGCTTTGATTGAAGAGAAAAGGTTGAAGAAACTGAATCGTACTTCTCTTGAAAAACTTATTAAAGGATATTAA
- a CDS encoding L,D-transpeptidase, giving the protein MEKINDKIQDTSSAVLEDSDEEKDSVVAKRDSVVQKESMPPAMQEDGFYNAFIFPKDKKMKDSLFAVFNKKYSASERYAILALNRLDSKNKWNADTLVVPAKIDTTLMEYAPFPMQLDVLSPVKKFVVFSYPIQAFGVYSNGTLVKWGPTSMGKKSAKTKTGLTFANWKKQLAISTVSSEWKLPYNFNIFNLDGIGWHQYDLPGYPASHSCLRLLMKDAKWLYGYADTWVLNPGGATTKAKGTPVLVYGDYGWGKRKPWRRLLSDPNSNSVSVEEMTKMIEPNIEKILKEQDNREKVVDSIKAAKAVLEQMPQTTKTVAP; this is encoded by the coding sequence ATGGAAAAGATCAATGATAAGATCCAGGATACTTCTTCGGCAGTATTGGAGGATTCAGATGAAGAAAAAGATTCAGTTGTCGCAAAAAGAGATTCGGTAGTTCAGAAGGAATCGATGCCGCCCGCTATGCAGGAAGATGGTTTTTACAATGCTTTTATCTTTCCGAAAGATAAAAAAATGAAAGATTCGCTATTCGCTGTTTTCAATAAAAAATATTCTGCTTCAGAACGATATGCGATCCTTGCGCTAAACCGCCTGGATTCTAAAAATAAATGGAATGCCGATACCTTGGTCGTTCCTGCAAAAATCGATACGACACTAATGGAATATGCGCCCTTTCCGATGCAGCTTGATGTGTTGAGTCCGGTGAAAAAGTTTGTCGTATTTTCGTATCCTATTCAGGCTTTCGGAGTGTATTCGAACGGTACGCTTGTTAAGTGGGGCCCGACAAGCATGGGTAAGAAATCTGCCAAAACAAAAACGGGTCTTACATTCGCCAACTGGAAAAAGCAATTGGCTATTTCCACGGTAAGCAGCGAATGGAAACTTCCTTATAATTTCAATATTTTTAATCTGGACGGGATCGGGTGGCACCAATACGATCTTCCGGGATATCCTGCATCGCACTCATGCTTACGATTGCTGATGAAGGATGCCAAATGGCTGTACGGTTACGCAGATACCTGGGTGCTGAACCCCGGAGGGGCAACTACAAAAGCCAAAGGAACACCTGTTCTGGTGTATGGTGATTATGGCTGGGGAAAAAGAAAACCTTGGAGAAGATTGCTGAGCGATCCTAACTCCAACAGTGTTTCCGTAGAGGAAATGACTAAAATGATCGAACCGAATATCGAGAAAATTTTGAAAGAACAGGACAACCGCGAAAAAGTGGTGGATTCCATAAAAGCAGCAAAAGCCGTATTGGAACAGATGCCCCAGACTACGAAGACGGTAGCTCCTTAA
- a CDS encoding GIY-YIG nuclease family protein encodes MICLVRMPPCHLVLRRDGFESRPDRKSCKSFYRIFLFMYFVYILYSASRDVYYKGFSENVERRLLYHLESKSKYTSGTNDWKIVYMQEFENKSHALIEEKRLKKLNRTSLEKLIKR; translated from the coding sequence ATGATTTGTTTGGTTAGAATGCCGCCCTGTCATCTCGTCCTAAGACGAGACGGGTTCGAGTCCCGTCCGGATCGCAAATCCTGTAAATCATTTTACAGGATTTTTTTGTTTATGTATTTCGTCTATATTTTATATTCTGCAAGCCGTGATGTATATTACAAAGGCTTTTCTGAAAATGTTGAAAGGCGTTTACTCTATCATCTTGAATCCAAGAGCAAGTATACATCGGGAACAAATGATTGGAAAATAGTTTATATGCAGGAATTCGAAAACAAATCTCACGCTTTGATTGAAGAGAAGAGGTTGAAGAAACTGAATCGTACTTCTCTTGAAAAACTTATTAAAAGATAA
- a CDS encoding cysteine desulfurase family protein produces MNKIYLDNAATTPLSEEVIDAMVGTMKMNFGNPSSTHSFGQEAKILIENVRRQVADYLHVTPAEIIFTSCGTESNNMIIKSAVDHLGVERIISSPLEHKCVSESILDMKARKGVEVNYIRPNEKGDIDLTKLEELLKASDKKTLVSLMHANNEIGNLTDIKKVAKLCKAHHALFHSDTVQTMAHMQLDFSDIQVDFASCSAHKFHGPKGIGFAFIRKSSGLKGIITGGPQERSLRAGTENVAGIVGLGKALEISLNHLEEYANHMQAIKSYAAEKLTEAVPGIKFNGRSAEQENSLYTVLSALLPYKNPLIGLQLDMKGIAISQGSACSSGASKPSMVMMMVLSEDEMDHCTPLRISFSHLTTKEDIDALADALMEISKDFVIENTNVEHR; encoded by the coding sequence ATGAATAAAATATACCTTGATAACGCTGCTACGACTCCGCTTTCGGAAGAAGTTATCGATGCCATGGTGGGTACCATGAAAATGAATTTCGGGAATCCGTCCTCAACACACAGTTTCGGTCAGGAGGCAAAAATTCTGATCGAAAACGTAAGAAGACAGGTAGCCGATTATCTTCATGTGACGCCGGCTGAGATTATCTTTACTTCATGCGGGACAGAATCAAACAATATGATCATCAAGTCCGCTGTCGACCATCTTGGTGTTGAGAGAATTATCAGTTCTCCCTTGGAGCACAAGTGTGTTTCGGAAAGCATCCTGGATATGAAAGCACGTAAAGGAGTAGAGGTAAACTACATCCGCCCGAATGAAAAGGGAGATATCGATCTTACTAAATTAGAAGAACTTTTAAAGGCATCCGATAAAAAAACCTTGGTAAGCTTGATGCATGCCAACAATGAAATCGGCAACCTTACCGATATTAAAAAAGTAGCCAAATTGTGCAAAGCGCATCACGCGTTATTTCATTCCGATACCGTACAGACGATGGCCCATATGCAGCTGGATTTCTCCGATATTCAGGTTGATTTCGCATCATGCAGTGCCCACAAATTCCACGGCCCAAAAGGAATCGGATTTGCTTTTATCAGAAAATCCAGCGGTCTGAAAGGAATCATTACCGGTGGACCTCAGGAAAGAAGCTTAAGAGCAGGTACTGAGAATGTAGCAGGAATCGTAGGTTTAGGAAAAGCTTTGGAAATTTCCCTTAATCATTTGGAGGAATATGCCAATCATATGCAGGCTATCAAAAGTTATGCTGCCGAAAAACTTACGGAAGCAGTTCCGGGCATCAAATTCAACGGAAGAAGTGCAGAGCAGGAAAACAGTCTTTATACGGTTTTAAGTGCTCTATTACCCTATAAAAACCCGTTAATCGGGCTGCAACTGGATATGAAGGGGATTGCAATTTCTCAGGGAAGCGCATGTTCGTCAGGAGCATCGAAGCCTTCCATGGTAATGATGATGGTTTTATCAGAAGATGAAATGGATCATTGTACACCGCTGCGAATCTCTTTTAGTCATTTAACGACGAAAGAAGATATCGATGCTTTGGCAGACGCTTTGATGGAAATCTCAAAAGATTTCGTTATAGAAAATACAAATGTTGAGCATAGATAG
- a CDS encoding GIY-YIG nuclease family protein, whose translation MYFVYILYSASRDVYYKGFSENVERRLLYHLESKSKYTSGTNDWKIVYVQEFESKSQALIEEKRLKKLNRVSLEKLIKDKD comes from the coding sequence ATGTATTTCGTCTATATTTTATATTCTGCAAGCCGTGATGTATATTACAAAGGCTTTTCTGAAAATGTTGAAAGGCGTTTACTCTATCATCTTGAATCCAAGAGCAAGTATACATCGGGAACAAATGATTGGAAAATAGTTTATGTGCAGGAATTCGAAAGCAAGTCTCAGGCTTTGATTGAAGAGAAAAGGTTGAAGAAACTGAATCGTGTTTCTCTTGAAAAGCTTATTAAAGATAAAGATTAA
- a CDS encoding GIY-YIG nuclease family protein, with amino-acid sequence MPPCHLVLRRDGFESRPDRKSCKSFYRIFLFMYFVYILYSASRDVYYKGFSENVERRLLYHLESKSKYTSGTNDWKIVYMQEFENKSHALIEEKRLKKLNRTSLEKLIKR; translated from the coding sequence ATGCCGCCCTGTCATCTCGTCCTAAGACGAGACGGGTTCGAGTCCCGTCCGGATCGCAAATCCTGTAAATCATTTTACAGGATTTTTTTGTTTATGTATTTCGTCTATATTTTATATTCTGCAAGCCGTGATGTATATTACAAAGGCTTTTCTGAAAATGTTGAAAGGCGTTTACTCTATCATCTTGAATCCAAGAGCAAGTATACATCGGGAACAAATGATTGGAAAATAGTTTATATGCAGGAATTCGAAAACAAATCTCACGCTTTGATTGAAGAGAAGAGGTTGAAGAAACTGAATCGTACTTCTCTTGAAAAACTTATTAAAAGATAA